In Marinomonas posidonica IVIA-Po-181, a single window of DNA contains:
- a CDS encoding sigma-54 interaction domain-containing protein, giving the protein MAGWLEDASTLLTYKNSREFFHSLSQLILKKNSLRGVYLLEISSDGRFFKYKNGNQETVWDVSDFDCVLAHAIQKNDTLSIEGEDLNFWVSDGSLFELLKPCDKERIIFYPLKMSGNKTEYFYVLHGDIACFEMIDKDDFQEFMKVCNAYLTAIVESERKDLLRISLSDKANEDKKKLTLKKGLDDLSNVIAGHSSVMKKLREQISRAAFSNLTVMVLGETGVGKELVSRAVHDLSERKNNPFVAINCAAIPDSLLESELFGYVKGAFSGANQDKKGLIENAHQGTLFLDEIGDMPHNLQAKVLRVIETKKYRPVGSKKEYESDFRLVVATHVNLRDKVNSNDFRKDLFYRLYQYPIKIPPLRERTGDIKYLSEYFVRQFNSHHDKDVKGIEVEACDALSNYDFPGNVRELKHLIQYGCEQADNRGYINKEMIVSRLDEMSFMNEEEVGEEINSFNIEASDLDVTDLKEAVKEFESKILYRTLKKYNGNRSMAAKSLGIPKRTLADKCLKLEISL; this is encoded by the coding sequence ATGGCTGGCTGGTTAGAAGATGCTTCAACTTTATTAACGTATAAGAATTCGAGAGAGTTTTTTCACAGTCTTAGTCAGCTGATTTTGAAAAAAAACAGTTTGCGTGGTGTGTATTTATTAGAAATATCAAGCGACGGCCGTTTTTTCAAATATAAAAATGGAAATCAAGAAACAGTTTGGGATGTTTCTGACTTTGACTGTGTTTTGGCTCATGCAATTCAGAAAAATGATACCTTATCAATTGAAGGTGAAGACTTAAATTTTTGGGTTTCAGACGGTAGTTTATTTGAACTTCTTAAACCTTGTGATAAAGAAAGAATCATATTTTACCCGCTTAAAATGTCCGGCAATAAAACTGAGTATTTCTATGTTTTACATGGTGATATAGCTTGCTTTGAAATGATTGATAAAGATGACTTTCAGGAGTTTATGAAGGTCTGTAACGCTTACTTAACGGCCATTGTTGAAAGTGAGAGGAAAGATTTATTAAGAATTAGTTTGAGTGATAAAGCCAATGAAGACAAAAAGAAATTAACGTTAAAGAAAGGTCTAGATGACCTTTCGAACGTCATTGCTGGTCATTCATCAGTTATGAAAAAATTAAGAGAGCAAATTTCAAGAGCGGCTTTCTCAAATTTAACAGTGATGGTGCTAGGTGAGACAGGTGTAGGAAAGGAGCTTGTTTCAAGGGCTGTACATGATCTTTCTGAAAGGAAAAACAATCCATTCGTTGCGATTAACTGTGCCGCAATACCTGATTCATTATTAGAGAGTGAGCTCTTTGGTTATGTAAAAGGGGCATTTTCTGGCGCGAATCAGGATAAAAAAGGCTTGATTGAAAATGCTCATCAGGGAACGCTTTTTCTAGATGAAATTGGGGATATGCCCCATAACTTACAGGCAAAAGTCTTAAGGGTAATTGAGACTAAGAAATATAGACCGGTAGGATCGAAAAAAGAATATGAATCCGACTTCAGGTTGGTGGTTGCGACCCATGTCAACCTTAGAGATAAGGTGAATTCTAATGACTTTAGAAAAGACCTCTTTTATAGGTTATATCAATACCCCATAAAAATACCACCTCTTCGAGAAAGGACTGGTGATATCAAATATCTATCAGAATACTTTGTAAGGCAATTTAACTCCCACCATGATAAAGACGTCAAAGGCATTGAAGTTGAGGCCTGTGATGCTCTTTCTAATTACGATTTTCCTGGGAACGTAAGAGAACTGAAGCACCTGATTCAATATGGTTGTGAGCAAGCGGATAATCGAGGTTACATTAATAAAGAAATGATCGTTTCTAGGCTAGACGAAATGAGCTTTATGAATGAAGAGGAAGTCGGGGAAGAGATCAACTCATTTAATATTGAGGCTTCCGACCTTGATGTGACTGATTTGAAAGAAGCCGTTAAGGAGTTTGAGAGTAAAATATTATATCGAACACTTAAAAAATATAACGGAAACCGGTCCATGGCCGCCAAGAGTTTAGGGATTCCGAAAAGAACATTAGCTGATAAATGCCTTAAGTTGGAGATCTCTTTGTAA
- a CDS encoding type VI secretion system-associated protein TagO, whose product MKNSYFIVCFIFLINFNSELYAADDSLKIKSCKNIVSNLNRLKCYDEVFPPQEENLNEFYKKPKSWLMAKKIEKKRNDDHLPIIEFKDNSLDLYITLPSINYDVKDDYPILMISCVDSISRLDLITKKAIKEGRVKVSLHGYQNTMWRSDDTGFVLSSSRGKVASNYIKYILSNEEVILNSSDVGVNNLVFLASNLKGSMGPDYNRCGW is encoded by the coding sequence ATGAAAAATAGCTATTTTATTGTGTGTTTTATTTTTCTGATTAATTTTAATTCTGAACTCTATGCCGCTGATGACAGTTTGAAAATAAAGTCCTGTAAGAATATTGTGAGCAATCTCAATCGGCTTAAGTGTTATGACGAGGTTTTCCCCCCACAAGAGGAAAATCTAAATGAATTTTATAAAAAACCAAAGTCGTGGTTAATGGCTAAAAAAATAGAGAAGAAAAGAAACGATGACCATTTGCCAATAATTGAATTTAAAGATAATTCTTTGGATTTATACATTACTTTACCCTCTATTAATTATGATGTTAAAGATGATTATCCAATCCTCATGATTAGCTGTGTTGATAGTATCAGTAGACTCGATTTAATAACGAAGAAGGCCATTAAAGAGGGGCGGGTTAAGGTGTCACTCCATGGCTATCAAAATACCATGTGGAGGAGTGACGATACGGGATTTGTCCTTTCTTCATCAAGAGGTAAGGTTGCCTCTAATTACATTAAATATATTCTTTCTAATGAAGAGGTTATTTTAAATTCGAGTGATGTTGGAGTTAATAATCTTGTTTTTTTAGCATCAAATCTAAAGGGAAGTATGGGGCCTGATTATAATAGGTGTGGTTGGTAA
- the tssA gene encoding type VI secretion system protein TssA codes for MIFDAEEIRSKIKRPISDDILEGDDFSSDSLYEFIEEEMMKVGSLSHGSVKWDKVEENLIILLNEKTKDIILIDYFIECCKRRNNIVSFYLALSVISDFVSFYWSLCYPKKEGAAGKRYKIRVLDKIFKKIDLFIDSKMDLDCELSFFDEIFKVNDELKDSLSLNEIFSEQADLLYKRIKSKFSDEKSRAELDAKSDVKEVSQEKKDDVIKYNNSASSEKESRKKISEVIDIVKHGDEYASLALRLKRFNLWSSIKSLPDSNKNKTLIQALPKERIAEYFSLLENPTYELWERVESTIVMAPFWIDGQYLSFLISDSLGLHEISETVFSETKRFIGKFPQIYDLTFKDGTPFVSEDCADWLTAKSNDVSSSLISNSEELDSIKVEANEVFLERGLQEALKYLDVKISEASCQKDIYQLRLISSEMLKESGAEDIASQQFEFMFKQVSEMRVSEWDPIFLKRLKNSISFD; via the coding sequence ATGATTTTTGATGCCGAAGAGATAAGGTCAAAAATAAAGCGGCCTATATCTGATGATATATTGGAAGGAGATGATTTTTCGTCTGACTCTCTCTATGAGTTCATAGAAGAAGAGATGATGAAAGTTGGTTCGCTTTCCCATGGCTCTGTTAAATGGGATAAAGTTGAAGAGAACCTGATCATACTTTTAAATGAAAAGACAAAAGATATTATCTTAATTGATTATTTTATAGAGTGCTGTAAAAGAAGGAATAATATCGTTTCATTTTATTTGGCTTTATCCGTAATTTCAGATTTTGTTTCTTTTTATTGGTCGCTTTGTTACCCCAAGAAAGAAGGGGCTGCTGGAAAAAGGTATAAGATTCGAGTTCTGGATAAAATATTTAAAAAAATAGATTTGTTCATCGATTCAAAAATGGATCTTGATTGTGAATTGTCTTTTTTTGATGAAATTTTTAAAGTTAATGATGAACTAAAAGATTCACTGTCTCTAAATGAAATTTTCTCCGAACAAGCTGACCTTCTGTATAAAAGAATTAAATCCAAGTTTAGTGATGAAAAAAGCAGAGCTGAGTTAGACGCAAAAAGTGATGTTAAGGAAGTTTCACAAGAGAAAAAAGATGATGTCATTAAATATAATAATTCAGCTTCCTCAGAAAAAGAAAGTCGTAAAAAAATTTCAGAAGTGATTGATATCGTTAAACATGGCGATGAATATGCGTCACTAGCATTACGTTTGAAACGCTTTAACTTGTGGTCTTCTATTAAGTCCTTGCCTGATTCTAATAAGAATAAAACACTTATTCAGGCTCTCCCAAAAGAGCGTATAGCAGAATACTTTTCTTTGCTTGAAAATCCAACGTATGAATTATGGGAACGTGTTGAGTCCACTATTGTTATGGCGCCATTTTGGATTGATGGGCAGTATCTAAGTTTCTTGATTTCAGATTCCCTAGGTCTGCATGAAATTTCTGAAACGGTATTTTCTGAAACAAAGAGATTCATCGGAAAATTCCCTCAGATATATGATCTGACTTTTAAAGATGGGACGCCTTTTGTTTCTGAGGATTGTGCTGATTGGTTAACTGCTAAAAGTAATGACGTAAGTTCCTCTTTAATATCAAATTCTGAAGAGTTGGATTCTATAAAAGTGGAAGCTAATGAGGTGTTTTTAGAAAGGGGGCTTCAGGAGGCGCTGAAATATCTTGATGTGAAAATTTCTGAAGCAAGTTGTCAAAAAGACATTTATCAACTTAGGCTCATTTCTTCGGAGATGCTTAAGGAAAGTGGTGCAGAAGATATTGCTTCGCAACAGTTCGAATTTATGTTTAAGCAAGTTTCAGAAATGCGTGTTTCTGAATGGGATCCAATTTTTTTAAAGCGTCTAAAGAATAGTATTTCTTTTGATTAG
- the tssM gene encoding type VI secretion system membrane subunit TssM, with the protein MFKFIKALFGKLGSSFKVALPFLVFLIIVLVNIAIWWMGPWLEINNEFPFVSVSNRLVCMGLFSLSCCALWGVYQWRKFSKFKAEVEHQEVLKEDPVQAAVENQEDDLNKVIFSLKDSLNKRNYLYSLPWYLVMGLENAGKTSLINRSGQNYTFSTVLKSSGIKSKNTYSFDWWVGDKSVLIDPDGEILTQGLNLTGSDSDGEVEKGLWLHFLTWLEKTRSQRPLNGIVLAIDISKLATSTVYERKAYATILRSRIRELMETLSTRLPVYVALTKLDLLYGFEAFFSNYKKDQRDDVLGFTFSLDSVESHDSWLSEFDKEYNAFIDYVNAIFPQLASESIEDEDRNAIYSFTRQISGLKEVLSNFFEDALSSDRFSTSPLVRGVYFASVYQQGVPTNAFDDAASRRYGLTHAINKAQNAKNSTTYFTKSLFNKIIYPEAGLASDNFRVAKQKRRIMLTSILVCSMVTVLLAASWHRFYEKNIHQSDAVISKVNNYLKDFPVGASLTSQEEILPPLNTIRDATLEFGFFRDKPRYISDLGLYQGHLIGPQVEITYLNLLEFKYLPSLMADLVVDLKKAKSDEDKLAVLRVYRMLVDKSGRYDDFVLNYFSRKWQVRFSGMKEVQDKLLQHLEYALQHTDLETLRGRGDNNAIAVLKPYEKLIASTQAELGALSIDERVYRNLKLTAQTKLGTDQDMSNLIGPVFPLVFDQRGNSSKLRIPAMLSKKGFENYFLPSSESVSDLALIDSWVLGQTETARFSEADKQALKEKIRASYVADYTNSWRSAVNGFEIKDFKDINEAVNVLENLTGNSQPIIRFLSALDDNTNIFPELPEDRVALEELQKSTKYNIALKINAPFSDLNGMIKASDDKPANIDEVVVAIDQLKAYLKAIQDAPDVGRAALETTKARTSLNSVDPIYTLNRISAGLPKPLDSMLTKLANQSWYVIKQEAIRYLEVRWHNDIYKVYEQKFASKYPFRADANSDVSLQDFEKFFAPNGTLDQFYSNQLKMFIEENLELSGELQGKSLIRDDVLAQLDQAKLIQDAFFNRKGVLDVSFGIEPVNLTANKRRGLLNVDGQNLSYSHGPRNNVEMVWPNTLGDTALSKMTLVPTQLNFSPRSIDSSGPWAFFRLLGMANVVSSSVSNVTYQFSIDEGLMEIRVNTEKEVNPFTRDLFKSFSLSDTLY; encoded by the coding sequence ATGTTTAAGTTTATTAAGGCTTTATTTGGTAAGTTAGGTTCAAGTTTTAAGGTGGCCTTACCTTTTCTCGTATTTTTAATCATTGTTCTAGTCAATATTGCTATTTGGTGGATGGGACCTTGGTTAGAGATTAATAATGAATTTCCATTCGTTAGTGTTTCTAATCGTTTAGTTTGTATGGGTCTGTTCTCCCTCTCATGCTGTGCATTATGGGGCGTTTATCAGTGGCGAAAATTTTCAAAATTCAAAGCCGAAGTTGAACATCAAGAGGTATTAAAAGAGGACCCTGTTCAAGCTGCTGTAGAGAATCAAGAAGACGATTTAAATAAAGTAATTTTTAGTTTAAAGGACAGTCTTAATAAGCGTAACTATCTGTATAGCCTACCTTGGTATCTTGTTATGGGGCTTGAGAATGCAGGTAAAACAAGCCTTATAAACCGCTCAGGTCAGAATTATACTTTTTCGACTGTTCTTAAATCTTCAGGCATAAAAAGCAAGAATACTTACTCTTTTGATTGGTGGGTGGGTGATAAGTCGGTGTTAATCGATCCGGACGGTGAGATTTTAACGCAAGGACTAAATTTAACGGGAAGTGACTCTGATGGGGAAGTTGAGAAGGGCTTATGGCTACACTTTCTCACATGGCTTGAGAAAACACGCAGTCAACGCCCTTTGAATGGTATCGTATTAGCGATTGATATTTCTAAGCTAGCCACCTCGACAGTTTATGAAAGAAAAGCTTACGCAACCATTTTAAGATCTCGAATCAGGGAGCTAATGGAAACATTATCTACCCGTCTTCCTGTCTATGTCGCTCTCACCAAGCTTGATTTGTTATATGGTTTTGAAGCCTTTTTTAGTAACTATAAAAAAGACCAAAGAGATGATGTACTTGGCTTTACTTTCAGCCTTGATTCAGTTGAAAGCCATGATTCCTGGTTAAGTGAATTTGATAAAGAATATAACGCTTTCATTGATTATGTGAATGCTATTTTCCCACAGTTGGCTTCTGAAAGTATTGAGGATGAAGACCGAAATGCGATATACAGCTTTACTCGCCAAATTAGTGGTCTTAAAGAAGTATTATCCAACTTTTTTGAAGATGCGTTAAGCAGTGATCGTTTTTCAACTTCACCCTTGGTGAGGGGGGTCTATTTTGCGTCTGTTTATCAACAGGGTGTTCCAACCAATGCTTTTGATGATGCGGCTTCAAGAAGGTATGGACTCACCCATGCCATTAATAAAGCCCAGAACGCTAAAAATTCAACGACCTATTTTACAAAGAGCCTATTTAATAAAATTATTTACCCTGAAGCTGGTCTTGCATCGGATAACTTTCGTGTGGCAAAGCAAAAACGCCGCATCATGTTAACCAGTATCTTAGTTTGCAGTATGGTTACCGTATTACTAGCGGCTTCATGGCATAGATTTTATGAAAAGAATATTCATCAGTCTGATGCTGTTATTAGTAAAGTAAATAACTATTTAAAAGATTTCCCTGTAGGGGCATCTCTTACTTCTCAAGAAGAGATACTTCCACCACTTAATACCATTCGAGATGCGACGTTAGAATTCGGTTTTTTCCGCGATAAGCCACGTTATATCTCCGATTTAGGACTATATCAAGGTCATCTGATCGGTCCCCAGGTTGAAATTACTTACTTGAATTTATTGGAGTTTAAATACCTTCCTTCTCTCATGGCTGATCTTGTCGTTGATCTAAAGAAAGCCAAAAGTGATGAAGATAAGCTTGCTGTCCTTAGGGTATATCGAATGCTTGTTGATAAAAGTGGTCGATATGACGACTTTGTTCTCAATTACTTTTCGCGAAAGTGGCAGGTTCGGTTTTCTGGAATGAAAGAGGTTCAAGATAAATTATTGCAACATCTTGAATACGCCTTACAACATACTGACCTTGAGACGCTAAGGGGGAGAGGAGACAATAATGCCATAGCGGTTCTTAAGCCTTATGAAAAGCTGATTGCCTCTACTCAGGCTGAATTAGGTGCCCTTTCTATTGATGAGCGTGTCTACAGAAACCTTAAATTAACCGCGCAAACCAAACTTGGTACAGACCAAGATATGAGTAACTTAATTGGGCCAGTTTTTCCATTGGTGTTTGATCAAAGGGGCAACTCAAGTAAGTTACGAATTCCTGCCATGTTATCTAAAAAGGGCTTTGAGAATTACTTCTTACCGAGCTCGGAATCTGTTTCTGATCTGGCTTTGATTGATAGTTGGGTACTTGGCCAAACCGAGACAGCTCGGTTTAGTGAGGCTGATAAGCAAGCATTGAAGGAGAAAATCCGAGCGTCTTATGTTGCGGATTACACTAATTCATGGCGTTCAGCGGTTAATGGTTTTGAAATTAAAGATTTTAAAGACATTAATGAAGCCGTAAACGTGTTAGAGAACCTAACCGGTAACTCGCAGCCAATCATACGGTTTTTATCTGCTTTAGACGATAACACGAATATTTTCCCTGAATTGCCAGAGGATAGAGTAGCGTTAGAAGAGCTACAGAAAAGCACTAAGTACAATATCGCCCTTAAAATCAATGCTCCTTTTTCTGATTTGAACGGCATGATCAAAGCCAGTGACGATAAGCCTGCTAACATAGATGAAGTGGTCGTCGCGATTGATCAGTTAAAAGCCTATCTGAAAGCCATTCAGGATGCACCTGATGTTGGTAGAGCGGCACTTGAGACAACAAAAGCTAGAACGTCTTTGAACAGTGTTGATCCGATTTATACATTGAACAGGATTTCAGCAGGCTTGCCGAAACCGCTTGACTCCATGTTAACTAAATTGGCAAATCAAAGTTGGTATGTCATTAAACAGGAAGCCATCCGTTATCTGGAAGTAAGGTGGCATAATGATATTTATAAAGTCTATGAACAAAAATTCGCGAGTAAATACCCTTTCCGTGCCGATGCTAATAGCGATGTGTCACTGCAAGACTTTGAAAAATTCTTTGCGCCAAATGGTACGTTAGATCAGTTCTACAGCAATCAGCTTAAAATGTTTATTGAAGAAAACTTAGAGCTAAGCGGCGAATTGCAAGGCAAGTCTCTTATTCGTGATGATGTATTGGCTCAGCTGGATCAAGCTAAATTGATTCAAGATGCATTCTTTAATAGGAAAGGCGTTTTAGACGTATCCTTCGGAATTGAGCCTGTTAACTTGACGGCCAATAAACGAAGAGGTTTGTTAAATGTTGATGGCCAAAATCTTTCATACAGTCATGGACCTAGGAATAACGTCGAAATGGTATGGCCAAATACCTTAGGAGATACTGCTCTTTCTAAGATGACGCTGGTACCAACACAGCTTAACTTTTCTCCAAGGAGTATCGACTCCTCAGGACCTTGGGCTTTTTTCCGCTTACTGGGTATGGCAAATGTGGTGAGTTCGAGTGTTTCAAATGTGACCTATCAGTTTAGTATTGATGAGGGTTTAATGGAAATACGAGTGAACACAGAGAAAGAAGTAAACCCGTTTACACGCGATTTATTCAAATCTTTCAGTTTATCGGACACTTTGTACTAG
- the tssH gene encoding type VI secretion system ATPase TssH, which produces MIRIELPVLISKLNSQCKIALENAASLCIDNKHSEVSLAHFISAMLENPLSDVRCILDIENISTESVTNAIAKSYPVSADLDTYPPFSPLLVEALQEAWLLSSTELQQNELRSGAILLSTLLRKERYFSFELVSLLDQINTERLRKHFDDILKESSESVSQSEGNGNVSKIEPTQLYLEKYCTNITQQAQDGQLDPVLCRDEELNLIVDILCSRRKNNPIVVGEAGVGKSAVIEGLALRIISGQVPDKLKEVSLCSLDLGLLQAGASVKGEFEKRLKGVIDEVKSSSKQIILFIDEAHTLIGSGNQEGGSDAANLLKPALARGELSTIAATTWKEYKKYFEKDPALTRRFQLVKIEEPSIEQSVDILRGLHQVYEEAHGVFISDCALKAASELSARYLSGRQLPDKAIDVLDTACARLSINRSIPPKKLTVLESQKIARQREIDLLERQTLVGKSIDEEYLALLNEEEKVSEADTTALLTDWQTQKGIVDEIVALRDKALSTTTETSELTKLKEDLTDSYQMFDSIPLDQHLVYPEVNKQQIAEVISDWTGIPISQMNSDELYKITHLPSILGEKIRGQDIAIKSIHRHLLTSRADLRRAGRPKGSFLLVGPSGVGKTETVIKLTEELYGGKQFLTTINMSEYQEKHTVSRLIGSPPGYVGYGEGGILTEAIRKKPYSVVLLDEVEKAHPEVLNLFYQTFDKGELSDGEGRSIDCQNVLFFLTSNLGYQTIVDSHNEPELLKDKLYPELAEYFKPALLARMEVVPYLPLDNSALEEIVKSKISYIKELLTKRYSAEVIIDDTVYSEILKRANRSENGARLLEAIIEGELLPNISLPILSYLAEEKDILSIYMTVTDGDFVGEVR; this is translated from the coding sequence GTGATTAGAATTGAATTACCTGTACTAATTTCAAAATTAAATTCTCAATGTAAAATAGCTTTGGAAAATGCGGCTTCATTATGTATTGATAATAAACATAGTGAAGTAAGTTTGGCTCATTTTATTAGCGCTATGTTAGAGAATCCACTTTCAGATGTGAGATGTATTTTAGACATTGAAAATATTTCTACAGAGAGTGTAACGAATGCCATTGCCAAAAGTTACCCTGTATCGGCTGACTTAGATACCTACCCACCTTTTTCTCCATTATTAGTCGAAGCTCTCCAAGAAGCTTGGTTACTGTCTTCAACTGAGCTTCAGCAGAATGAGCTGAGATCGGGTGCCATTCTACTTTCTACTCTTCTTAGAAAGGAAAGGTACTTTTCGTTTGAGCTGGTGAGCCTTTTAGATCAGATCAATACTGAAAGGTTGCGTAAGCACTTTGATGATATTCTGAAAGAAAGTTCTGAGAGTGTGAGCCAGTCTGAAGGCAATGGAAATGTGTCTAAGATTGAACCGACACAACTCTATCTTGAAAAATACTGTACAAACATAACACAGCAAGCACAGGATGGTCAGCTTGATCCGGTCTTGTGCCGGGATGAAGAATTAAACCTTATCGTTGATATTCTATGTAGTCGAAGAAAGAATAATCCAATAGTGGTAGGTGAAGCTGGGGTTGGTAAAAGTGCCGTTATTGAAGGTTTGGCACTTCGAATTATTTCAGGTCAGGTACCAGATAAATTAAAAGAAGTTAGCCTGTGTTCACTCGACCTTGGATTGCTTCAAGCTGGCGCTTCCGTTAAAGGCGAGTTTGAAAAGCGCTTGAAGGGGGTTATTGATGAAGTAAAATCTTCTTCTAAACAAATTATTCTTTTCATCGATGAAGCACACACTCTGATTGGTTCCGGTAACCAAGAGGGGGGAAGTGATGCGGCCAATCTATTAAAGCCTGCGCTTGCTCGTGGTGAGCTGTCTACTATCGCAGCCACAACTTGGAAAGAATATAAAAAGTATTTTGAAAAAGACCCTGCCCTAACGAGACGTTTTCAGTTAGTCAAAATTGAAGAGCCTTCCATTGAGCAATCCGTTGATATTCTTCGAGGCTTACATCAGGTGTATGAAGAAGCACATGGTGTATTTATTAGTGATTGCGCTTTAAAAGCCGCATCAGAATTATCGGCCCGTTATCTTTCAGGTAGGCAGCTTCCAGATAAAGCAATTGATGTGTTGGATACGGCGTGTGCACGATTAAGCATTAATAGAAGCATACCACCTAAAAAACTGACGGTGTTAGAGAGTCAAAAAATTGCTCGACAACGAGAAATTGATTTATTAGAGCGTCAAACTCTGGTGGGCAAAAGTATTGATGAAGAGTACCTTGCGTTATTAAACGAAGAAGAAAAAGTTTCGGAAGCGGACACCACGGCATTATTGACAGATTGGCAGACGCAGAAAGGAATTGTTGATGAGATAGTCGCTCTTCGTGATAAAGCCCTAAGCACTACGACGGAAACCAGTGAGTTAACCAAATTAAAAGAAGATCTTACCGACAGTTACCAGATGTTCGACTCAATCCCGCTTGATCAGCATCTTGTCTACCCTGAAGTAAACAAACAGCAGATTGCTGAAGTGATTTCTGATTGGACCGGGATTCCGATATCCCAGATGAACTCAGATGAACTCTATAAGATCACGCATTTACCCTCCATTCTTGGTGAGAAAATCAGAGGTCAGGATATTGCCATCAAGAGTATTCACCGACATTTGTTAACGTCCCGTGCGGATCTAAGAAGAGCCGGTAGACCTAAAGGTTCCTTCTTATTAGTTGGCCCTAGTGGTGTGGGTAAGACTGAAACTGTGATCAAACTAACGGAAGAGCTGTACGGTGGGAAACAGTTTTTAACCACGATCAATATGTCTGAATATCAAGAGAAGCACACGGTATCTAGATTGATTGGTTCACCTCCTGGCTATGTTGGGTATGGAGAAGGGGGGATTCTGACCGAGGCAATTAGAAAGAAACCCTATTCCGTTGTGTTACTGGATGAAGTAGAGAAAGCTCATCCAGAAGTGCTGAACCTGTTTTATCAAACCTTTGATAAAGGTGAGTTATCTGATGGTGAGGGTAGAAGTATTGACTGTCAGAATGTCTTATTCTTCTTAACATCGAATCTAGGCTATCAAACAATAGTGGATTCTCACAATGAGCCTGAATTACTAAAAGATAAGCTTTACCCAGAGCTTGCTGAATATTTCAAGCCAGCACTTTTAGCAAGAATGGAAGTTGTGCCTTATCTACCACTAGATAATTCTGCTCTTGAAGAAATAGTGAAATCGAAAATTTCGTATATAAAAGAATTGTTAACAAAGCGTTATTCAGCTGAAGTTATTATTGATGACACTGTTTATTCTGAAATATTAAAAAGAGCTAATCGATCCGAGAATGGGGCTAGGTTGCTTGAAGCCATTATCGAAGGAGAGCTGTTACCGAATATCTCTCTTCCAATACTGAGCTATTTAGCTGAAGAAAAAGACATCTTAAGCATTTATATGACAGTCACCGATGGGGATTTCGTTGGAGAGGTTCGATAA
- the icmH gene encoding type IVB secretion system protein IcmH/DotU has translation MSEEMMDYDENSDKKSGLYDDLLFDDAENINKDKDYWFQIRGHTDNPFIDSATNFFALSLRVKTLSDCPNIDEIYKQTIEEINITEIELTEKGYDHTVLMAYRYILCVFLDEAVMGTNWGGDSIWAQYSMLSRFHNETWGGEKVFEIMTRLEKDPTRYKELLEFLYQCLILGFQGKFKVMKNGKEEREKIINKLHSLLENINDKNVSLSSPTQAVVNKRYKLRRQIPVWLIFMVFSIGWVAIYLFYYFLLNTKSQDVLDQLSQILRL, from the coding sequence ATGAGTGAAGAAATGATGGACTATGATGAGAATTCTGATAAGAAATCTGGATTATACGATGATTTATTATTTGATGATGCCGAAAATATAAATAAGGATAAAGATTATTGGTTTCAAATAAGAGGGCATACCGATAATCCTTTTATTGATTCAGCAACTAACTTTTTTGCTCTTTCACTTCGAGTTAAAACATTAAGTGATTGTCCTAATATTGATGAAATCTATAAACAAACAATAGAAGAAATCAACATCACTGAAATTGAGCTTACTGAAAAAGGTTATGACCATACAGTGCTAATGGCATATAGATATATTCTATGTGTTTTTTTAGACGAAGCCGTAATGGGAACCAATTGGGGTGGTGATTCTATTTGGGCTCAGTACTCAATGCTTTCTCGGTTCCATAACGAAACCTGGGGTGGTGAAAAGGTTTTTGAGATCATGACTCGGCTTGAAAAAGATCCGACTCGATATAAGGAATTATTAGAATTCCTTTATCAGTGTTTGATACTGGGTTTTCAAGGTAAGTTTAAGGTTATGAAAAATGGCAAAGAGGAAAGGGAAAAAATAATAAACAAACTGCACAGTTTGCTAGAAAATATTAATGATAAAAATGTGTCATTAAGTTCGCCAACGCAAGCTGTCGTAAACAAAAGATATAAGTTAAGACGTCAAATACCAGTGTGGTTAATCTTTATGGTATTTTCGATTGGTTGGGTCGCAATATATTTATTTTACTATTTTTTATTGAACACCAAATCGCAAGATGTACTTGATCAACTAAGTCAAATTTTAAGATTGTAG